From Pedobacter aquae:
ACTTTCTGAAGAAAACTCCTGCTAAACCACAATCAAAAAGAAGTTATAGAACCTATGTATCAGGTTTTTTTAATTGGTTAAAAGATGAAAAGGATATTAATATCATTAATCCTACACATGGTTTAAGGTTAGACAGGAATGAACCTGTAGAAAGGCATAAAATCTATTCTAAAGAAGAAATTAAAGCCATTATAGACTACTGTGATGCCAATGGTCATGTTATCCTCAAAACAATTATTTATTTAGTATACGGAGCTCAAATGAGGATTTCAGAGATACTAAGAATTCAGGTAGAAGATATAAATCTGGACTATAATAAAATTGTGCTTCCTAAAGGTAAAGGCAAGATTAAAAATAGGGAAAAGATTGTTCTGCTGGATGAGCCATTAAAAGTTTACCTCTTAAATATGGGACTTGATTTTAAGGATAAGGATAACCAGAAATTATATTTTATTGGTCAAAAGAGAGCTTATGATAAAGCCAAATTTTTTGGAAGATATCCTATTTCTAAAAACACCATTGATACCAGATTTAAACTGCTTAAAAAAGATCTTAATATTAGCCTGCATAAGACGCTTTACAGCTTTAAACATACTGGTAATGTTAATCTTTTGCTAAGTGGAGCAGACCTTATAGAATTGATGTATAAGAACGGACATAAGAAGATATCACAGACAGAAACTTATGCTAGACAGTTGATAGAACAAGTGCCAGAGACTAAATATATTAGGAAAAGTAGGGATGATCTAGATTTTAAGTAATTTAGGACCTAATTTCATTTATGATAAGTAAAATTAAACACCTACTTATATTTTTTTTAGCAGTATTTATTAGCTCTTGTAATCAAAAAAGTAAATCTGAAGAAATAGAGGAACTTGTAATTTTTGGAAATTCTGGCTTCTGTCTAAAAGATAATAACGGGAACTCTTATTCTTCTACTTACTGGATTGATTGTGATTCATGTGATACTAAAGACCTGAAATACGATTCAACTAAACTGGATATAAGGTTATATTTTGAATACAAAAAGGATGATCATACCAAAACTTCTATTAGAAAGCCTGAAAGTACAACTGAATATTACATATTATCAGAACAAGAGACTCAAGGGTTTAAGAGT
This genomic window contains:
- a CDS encoding tyrosine-type recombinase/integrase, with protein sequence MNTHIYSLNPTCTQPRGVGKSVKDKWYVYFYYTNSNGIRKSFKSYKDLNNKNQDLNQRRKLLAETVAKFDELLKTKKFDIETGIFIKTVSEQVLINNLIEDYLKFKKAIISHYTYLNYNSLFERFKLSAKGLTLSQIDQQFIKDFLKKTPAKPQSKRSYRTYVSGFFNWLKDEKDINIINPTHGLRLDRNEPVERHKIYSKEEIKAIIDYCDANGHVILKTIIYLVYGAQMRISEILRIQVEDINLDYNKIVLPKGKGKIKNREKIVLLDEPLKVYLLNMGLDFKDKDNQKLYFIGQKRAYDKAKFFGRYPISKNTIDTRFKLLKKDLNISLHKTLYSFKHTGNVNLLLSGADLIELMYKNGHKKISQTETYARQLIEQVPETKYIRKSRDDLDFK